Proteins encoded by one window of Methanothermobacter sp. K4:
- a CDS encoding HAD family hydrolase: protein MIALFDIDKTLIHRSEVHEEAFRYAFREVYGVDAAVDLIDYHGKTDPAIAREVLSLLGLESGDIEEGMDDFLHELVAYVGENIQYDDIRLIDGVMGFLEALRSIDAFMGIVTGNLEDIALMKLERAGIAGYFSFGGFGSDSPIREELTEIAVKRGLEVGAPGRIVLFGDTPHDMMAGAHVGALKIGIAAGRYGEAELRWAGADYVFRDYRSPEIMSIVTSEQF from the coding sequence ATGATCGCACTATTCGACATCGACAAAACCCTCATACACCGCTCAGAGGTCCATGAGGAGGCATTCAGATATGCTTTCAGGGAGGTCTACGGTGTTGATGCCGCCGTTGACCTCATAGATTACCACGGAAAAACAGACCCTGCAATAGCCAGGGAGGTCCTCAGCCTCCTGGGCCTGGAATCAGGGGATATAGAGGAAGGAATGGATGACTTCCTCCATGAACTTGTAGCTTATGTGGGGGAAAATATCCAGTACGATGATATCCGCCTTATAGATGGTGTTATGGGGTTCCTTGAGGCCCTCAGATCCATCGATGCCTTCATGGGAATTGTCACAGGAAACCTTGAGGACATAGCCCTTATGAAGCTCGAGAGGGCGGGTATTGCAGGTTACTTCTCATTCGGGGGCTTTGGGAGTGACAGCCCCATAAGGGAGGAGCTCACAGAAATCGCGGTTAAAAGGGGGCTTGAGGTGGGTGCCCCCGGAAGAATCGTCCTCTTTGGTGACACACCCCACGATATGATGGCCGGGGCCCATGTGGGTGCCCTTAAGATTGGAATAGCAGCCGGAAGGTACGGGGAGGCAGAGCTCAGATGGGCTGGGGCTGATTATGTATTCAGGGACTACCGCAGCCCTGAGATAATGAGTATAGTGACTTCTGAGCAGTTTTAA
- a CDS encoding TRC40/GET3/ArsA family transport-energizing ATPase — protein MAFKDLFKFNKGKTTFVFIGGKGGVGKTTISAATALWMARSGKKTLVISTDPAHSLSDSLEREIGHTPTMITDNLYAVEIDPEVAMEEYQAKLREQASMNPGMGLDMLQDQMDMASMSPGIDEAAAFDQFLRYMTTDEYDIVIFDTAPTGHTLRLLSFPELMDSWVGKMIKIRRQIGSMAKAFKNILPFMGDEEEEDRALQDMEATKKQINAAREVMSDPERTSFKMVVIPEEMSIYESERAMKALEKYSIHADGVIVNQVLPEDSDCEFCNARRKLQQERLKQIREKFSDQVVAEVPLLKEEAKGIETLEKIARQLYGEPEPA, from the coding sequence ATGGCATTTAAGGATCTTTTCAAGTTCAATAAGGGCAAAACAACATTCGTGTTCATAGGTGGAAAGGGAGGGGTTGGTAAAACAACCATATCAGCCGCAACAGCACTCTGGATGGCCAGATCAGGCAAGAAGACACTGGTTATCTCAACAGACCCCGCACACTCACTTTCAGATTCCCTTGAGAGGGAGATAGGTCACACACCAACCATGATAACAGATAACCTCTACGCGGTTGAGATAGACCCTGAGGTTGCAATGGAGGAGTACCAGGCAAAGCTAAGAGAACAGGCATCAATGAACCCTGGAATGGGACTTGACATGCTCCAGGACCAGATGGACATGGCATCAATGTCCCCTGGTATCGATGAGGCCGCAGCATTCGACCAGTTCCTGAGGTACATGACAACCGATGAGTATGATATCGTGATATTTGACACTGCACCTACGGGCCACACACTCCGTCTCCTCTCATTCCCTGAACTCATGGACTCATGGGTTGGGAAGATGATCAAGATAAGGAGACAGATCGGCAGCATGGCAAAGGCCTTCAAGAATATACTCCCATTCATGGGCGACGAGGAAGAGGAGGACAGGGCCCTCCAGGATATGGAGGCCACCAAGAAACAGATAAACGCTGCAAGGGAGGTCATGTCAGACCCTGAGAGGACCTCATTCAAGATGGTTGTGATCCCTGAGGAGATGTCCATATACGAGTCCGAGAGGGCGATGAAGGCCCTTGAGAAGTACAGCATACATGCAGATGGTGTCATCGTCAACCAGGTGCTGCCTGAGGACAGTGACTGTGAGTTCTGCAATGCCAGGAGGAAACTGCAGCAGGAAAGGCTGAAGCAGATACGTGAGAAATTCAGTGACCAGGTGGTTGCAGAGGTCCCACTCCTCAAGGAGGAGGCCAAGGGTATCGAAACCCTTGAAAAGATCGCAAGGCAACTCTATGGCGAACCTGAGCCAGCCTGA
- a CDS encoding fumarylacetoacetate hydrolase family protein — MKFLRFSDNGRVLYGFTDGERVFQVESDHYLLEDPEVISEHHMGDVRILPPVSPSKVICVGLNYRDHAAELGMDIPDEPVIFLKPPTAVIGHGDTIVYPAMSSEVDHEVELAAVISERARCVDAGEADEFIAGYTVLNDVTARDLQRRDGQWTRAKSFDTFCPIGPFIETDIKPSNLDISLELNGVLRQSSSTSNMIFTVQELVEFISEIMTLEPGDVIATGTPPGVGEMKPGDTVRATVEGVGTLENRVESSDNIQ, encoded by the coding sequence ATGAAGTTCCTCCGCTTTTCAGATAACGGAAGGGTTCTCTATGGTTTTACAGATGGAGAAAGGGTATTTCAGGTTGAAAGTGACCACTACCTCCTTGAGGATCCAGAGGTTATCTCAGAACATCATATGGGGGATGTGAGGATCCTCCCCCCAGTTTCACCCTCCAAGGTTATATGTGTGGGTCTCAACTACAGGGACCACGCAGCTGAACTCGGAATGGACATCCCTGATGAACCGGTCATATTCCTCAAGCCACCAACGGCGGTCATAGGTCATGGTGATACAATAGTATACCCTGCAATGTCCTCGGAGGTTGACCATGAGGTTGAACTTGCAGCGGTTATATCAGAAAGAGCGAGGTGCGTTGATGCAGGGGAGGCGGATGAATTCATAGCAGGCTACACGGTACTCAATGATGTAACTGCAAGGGACCTCCAGAGGCGTGATGGACAGTGGACGCGTGCAAAGAGCTTTGACACCTTCTGCCCCATAGGGCCATTCATAGAAACTGATATCAAACCCAGCAACCTTGATATATCCCTTGAACTCAATGGAGTACTCAGGCAGTCATCCAGCACATCCAACATGATATTCACCGTGCAGGAACTGGTTGAATTCATATCAGAGATCATGACACTGGAGCCTGGTGATGTCATTGCGACCGGCACACCACCCGGTGTCGGAGAGATGAAACCAGGAGACACCGTAAGGGCCACCGTTGAGGGCGTGGGAACACTTGAAAACAGGGTTGAATCTTCAGATAACATCCAGTGA
- a CDS encoding amidohydrolase family protein gives MENESILIHGAQVLDAAGPRRGSVLVEGNIIEEVSDTLSPGDADTVIDGHGKLLIPGLVNTHTHLSMTLFRGMADDLPLDRWLNDHIWPAEAHLNGEYCHAGALLGCVEMIRSGTTTFNDMYFYMDDVARAVDEAGLRCVLSHGMIDLGDDDKRRAEIRESLRIIRECHGMADGRIKVALGPHSPYTCSEELLRETARLAAEHGVGIHIHVSETEDEVREVLEAHGMSPVEYLDATGVLGPGTVAAHCVWLKENEMEILSERMVKVSHNPSSNMKLASGISPLPELMGRGVKVSIGTDGAASNNNLDMFGEMKTASLLQKVSLHDPTALPAMDVFRMATVNGAEALGFNSGLIEEGRLADIVVLNTRRPHLTPWRNPASHLVYSASGADVDTVICDGRILLLEGELKVLDEEYVMELAQGAAEELTSKQ, from the coding sequence ATGGAGAATGAGAGCATACTGATACATGGCGCCCAGGTCCTTGACGCAGCAGGCCCTCGCAGGGGATCGGTTCTGGTGGAGGGTAACATCATAGAGGAGGTTTCAGACACCCTGAGTCCCGGTGACGCTGACACCGTCATTGATGGCCACGGAAAACTCCTCATCCCTGGTCTTGTGAATACACACACCCACCTCTCAATGACACTGTTCAGGGGAATGGCAGATGACCTCCCCCTTGACAGGTGGCTGAATGACCACATATGGCCAGCCGAGGCCCACCTCAACGGGGAGTACTGCCATGCAGGGGCCCTCCTTGGATGCGTGGAGATGATAAGGTCAGGTACAACAACCTTCAATGACATGTACTTCTACATGGACGACGTGGCCCGTGCAGTGGATGAGGCTGGACTGAGATGCGTTCTAAGTCACGGGATGATAGACCTGGGGGATGATGATAAAAGGCGGGCTGAAATCAGAGAGAGCCTCAGGATAATCCGTGAATGTCATGGAATGGCAGATGGACGCATAAAGGTTGCCCTTGGACCCCACAGCCCCTACACCTGTTCAGAGGAACTCCTCCGGGAAACTGCCCGCCTGGCAGCTGAACACGGTGTTGGTATCCACATCCATGTATCTGAAACAGAGGATGAGGTCAGGGAGGTTTTAGAGGCGCATGGAATGTCCCCTGTTGAGTACCTGGATGCAACAGGCGTCCTTGGTCCGGGGACCGTGGCAGCCCACTGCGTCTGGTTGAAGGAAAATGAAATGGAAATCCTCTCAGAGAGAATGGTGAAGGTCTCACACAACCCCTCAAGCAATATGAAACTGGCATCAGGCATCTCACCTCTACCTGAACTCATGGGGAGGGGTGTTAAAGTCTCCATCGGGACAGACGGGGCCGCCTCAAACAATAACCTGGATATGTTTGGGGAGATGAAGACCGCCTCGCTGCTCCAGAAGGTCAGCCTCCACGACCCAACAGCACTCCCTGCAATGGATGTGTTCCGGATGGCAACAGTGAATGGTGCTGAGGCCCTGGGATTTAATTCTGGCCTCATAGAGGAAGGTAGACTGGCGGATATTGTGGTTTTAAACACCCGCAGGCCCCACCTCACACCCTGGAGGAACCCTGCCTCACACCTTGTCTATTCTGCCAGTGGCGCGGATGTTGATACTGTGATATGTGATGGAAGGATTCTGCTACTTGAGGGTGAACTGAAGGTGCTGGATGAGGAATACGTCATGGAACTTGCACAGGGTGCTGCAGAGGAGCTCACCTCAAAACAGTAG
- the cutA gene encoding divalent-cation tolerance protein CutA: MFTLIYITTSGQEESARIGRRLVEERLAACVNIIPSIKSFYHWEGSLEEDEESVLIVKTASELTQQIIKRVRELHSYDNPCIISIPITGGSRDYLEWLNNEVKKP; the protein is encoded by the coding sequence ATGTTCACGCTGATATACATAACGACCTCCGGTCAGGAGGAATCCGCAAGGATCGGGCGTAGACTTGTTGAGGAGAGACTCGCGGCCTGTGTGAACATCATACCCTCCATAAAATCATTCTACCACTGGGAGGGCTCCCTTGAGGAGGATGAGGAGTCGGTCCTCATTGTTAAAACAGCCAGTGAATTAACCCAGCAAATAATTAAAAGAGTGAGGGAACTACATAGTTATGATAATCCATGCATAATTTCAATTCCCATAACAGGGGGATCCCGTGATTACCTTGAATGGTTAAATAATGAAGTCAAAAAGCCATGA
- a CDS encoding NAD+ synthase: MRHVPGLGPHVRERIEEFIKAKVADSRTDGVVMGLSGGVDSSTVAYLAADALGPERVLGIIMPSDTTPPEDLKHAELVAEETGIEYETVNIEPILESFGGMCGHRASRLAVANLKPRARMMVLYYHANSMNRLVAGTGNRTELLVGYFTKYGDGGVDILPIGGLYKKQVRMLAEELGVPSEIISKAPSAGLWPGQTDEEELGISYDVLDEILFLLVDKKMRVPEAATELGVPAEEVKRIHWMIRAAGHKLRPPEIADPGVI; encoded by the coding sequence ATGAGACATGTTCCAGGGCTTGGTCCCCACGTGAGGGAGAGGATAGAGGAGTTCATAAAGGCCAAAGTGGCTGATAGCAGGACAGATGGCGTTGTGATGGGTCTCAGTGGGGGTGTGGACTCTTCAACTGTCGCCTACCTTGCAGCAGATGCCCTTGGCCCTGAGAGGGTTCTTGGTATAATCATGCCATCTGACACAACACCCCCCGAGGACCTTAAACATGCAGAACTTGTTGCAGAGGAAACCGGCATAGAATATGAGACCGTGAACATTGAACCCATTCTGGAGTCCTTCGGTGGTATGTGCGGTCACCGGGCCAGCAGACTTGCTGTGGCGAACCTCAAGCCAAGGGCAAGGATGATGGTCCTCTACTATCATGCAAACTCCATGAACCGGCTTGTGGCCGGTACCGGTAACCGTACGGAGCTCCTTGTGGGTTACTTCACCAAATACGGTGATGGGGGAGTCGACATACTTCCAATTGGAGGTCTATACAAGAAACAGGTCCGTATGCTTGCAGAGGAGCTTGGTGTTCCATCTGAGATAATATCCAAGGCCCCATCAGCCGGCCTCTGGCCCGGCCAGACCGATGAGGAGGAACTGGGGATAAGCTATGATGTCCTGGATGAGATCCTCTTTCTGCTGGTTGATAAAAAAATGAGGGTTCCTGAGGCCGCAACTGAACTTGGAGTGCCTGCTGAAGAGGTTAAGAGGATACATTGGATGATCCGCGCAGCAGGGCACAAGCTCAGGCCCCCTGAAATAGCCGATCCAGGGGTGATCTGA
- the hisG gene encoding ATP phosphoribosyltransferase — MKIRIAVPSKGRISEPAIRLLENAGVGLKDTINRKLFSKTQHPQIDVMFSRAADIPEFVADGAADLGITGYDLIVERGSEVEILEDLNYGRASLVLAAPEDSSIEKPEDIPDGAVIATEFPRITEDYVRKRNIGAEIVELTGSTEIAPFIGVADLITDLSSTGTTLRMNHLKVIDTLLESSVKLIANPESYRRKGQLIEELRTGIRGVIDAEGRRLVMLNIDRKNLDRVRALMPGMTGPTVSEVLSDNGVVAVHAVVDEKEVFNLVNRLKAVGARDILVVPIERIIP; from the coding sequence ATGAAGATAAGAATAGCGGTTCCCTCAAAGGGAAGGATAAGCGAACCTGCAATAAGGCTACTCGAAAACGCAGGCGTGGGGCTGAAGGATACAATTAACAGAAAGCTATTTTCAAAGACACAGCACCCCCAGATCGATGTCATGTTCAGCAGGGCAGCCGATATACCCGAATTCGTTGCAGATGGGGCGGCCGACCTTGGTATCACAGGGTACGACCTCATAGTGGAGAGGGGCAGTGAGGTTGAAATCCTTGAGGACCTCAACTATGGGAGGGCCAGCCTGGTACTGGCAGCCCCCGAGGACTCCTCCATCGAGAAACCAGAGGACATACCTGACGGTGCGGTTATAGCAACAGAATTTCCCAGGATAACAGAGGACTACGTCAGGAAAAGGAACATAGGGGCCGAGATAGTTGAACTCACAGGTTCCACAGAGATAGCGCCATTCATCGGCGTGGCGGACCTCATAACCGATCTCAGCAGCACCGGCACCACACTCAGGATGAACCACCTGAAGGTCATTGACACACTTCTTGAGAGTTCAGTGAAACTCATAGCAAACCCTGAAAGTTACAGACGCAAGGGACAGCTGATAGAGGAACTCAGAACAGGGATACGGGGAGTTATAGATGCAGAGGGCCGCAGGCTCGTCATGCTGAACATAGACCGGAAAAACCTTGATCGTGTGAGGGCACTCATGCCAGGCATGACAGGACCCACGGTCTCGGAGGTACTATCTGATAATGGTGTTGTGGCTGTCCATGCGGTTGTGGATGAGAAGGAGGTCTTCAACCTGGTGAACAGGCTCAAGGCCGTGGGGGCAAGGGATATACTGGTTGTGCCAATTGAGAGGATAATCCCATGA
- the leuS gene encoding leucine--tRNA ligase, which produces MKSKSHDGGDSVDIESKWRDKWRDAGIFHADPDDREKIFLTVAYPYPSGAMHIGHGRTYTVPDVYARFKRMQGYNVLFPMAWHVTGAPVIGIARRIQRKDPWTLKIYREVHKVPEEELERFSDPEYIVEYFSREYRSVMEDMGYSIDWRREFKTTDPTYSRFIQWQIGKLRDMGLVRKGAHPVKYCPDCENPVGDHDLLEGEGVAINQLTLLKFRIDDSYLVAATFRPETIYGATNLWLNPEEEYVRVRTGGEDWIVSRASLDNLSHQKLDLEVEGDVDPEELIGREVENPVTGKMHPILPASFVDPEYATGVVFSVPAHAPADFIALEDLRRNSELVERYGLSDVIEGLEPINVITVEGYGRFPAAEVIQKFGVESQEDERLEDATGELYKVEHAKGVMSRHIPVYAGMKVSEAREVIADELKSEGLADEMYEFAERPVICRCGGRCVVRLMEDQWFMKYSDEEWKELAHRCLSAMKIIPGEVRSNFQYYIDWLNDWACSRRIGLGTRLPWDDRWIIEPLTDSTIYMAYYTIAHKLRGMDPEKLDDEFFDSVFLDESGEGAELREEFSYWYPLDWRLSAKDLIGNHLTFHIFHHSAIFPESHWPRGVVVFGMGLLEGNKMSSSKGNVILLRDAIERHGADVVRLFLMSSAEPWQDFDWRENEVTGTRRRIEWFREFGERVSEIWEGELVLSELPEFEPESFAGKWMISQLNHRIREATDALESFQTRKAVQEALYLLKKDVDHYMARVDGRVDMEVKMVLAHVLSAWIRLMAPFTPYTAEEMWERYGGDGFVSEAPWPGFREDAISREVQVAEEMVQNTVRDIQEIMKILDARPERVHLYTSPPWKWDVLRIASEVGKPDMGAIMGRVSASGVHSNMKEVSEFVRRILRDAGKSEVVEVDEYSVLVDASDYIKSEVGADVVIHRDADYDPENKAKNAVPLKPAIYLET; this is translated from the coding sequence ATGAAGTCAAAAAGCCATGACGGCGGTGATTCAGTGGATATTGAGAGTAAATGGCGCGATAAGTGGAGAGATGCAGGAATATTTCATGCTGACCCCGATGACAGAGAGAAGATCTTCCTGACAGTTGCCTATCCATACCCCAGTGGTGCCATGCACATAGGACACGGAAGGACCTACACGGTCCCGGATGTCTATGCACGTTTCAAGAGGATGCAGGGATACAACGTCCTCTTTCCCATGGCCTGGCACGTCACAGGGGCCCCAGTAATAGGGATAGCCAGGAGGATACAGAGAAAGGATCCATGGACCCTCAAGATCTACAGGGAGGTCCACAAGGTACCCGAGGAGGAACTTGAACGCTTCAGTGACCCTGAATACATCGTTGAATACTTCAGCAGGGAGTACCGTTCTGTGATGGAGGATATGGGTTACTCCATAGACTGGAGGCGTGAATTCAAAACCACTGACCCCACCTACAGCAGGTTCATACAGTGGCAGATAGGGAAGCTCCGTGACATGGGCCTTGTTAGGAAGGGTGCCCATCCAGTGAAGTACTGCCCTGACTGTGAAAACCCGGTCGGTGACCACGACCTCCTGGAGGGGGAGGGTGTGGCCATAAACCAGCTCACACTCCTCAAGTTCAGAATAGATGATTCCTACCTTGTTGCGGCCACCTTCAGGCCCGAAACCATCTACGGTGCAACCAACCTCTGGTTGAACCCGGAGGAGGAGTACGTGAGGGTACGGACAGGTGGTGAAGACTGGATAGTAAGCCGTGCCTCCCTTGATAACCTGTCACACCAGAAGCTGGACCTTGAGGTTGAGGGTGATGTGGACCCTGAGGAACTCATTGGAAGGGAAGTTGAAAACCCTGTGACAGGAAAAATGCACCCCATACTCCCAGCCTCATTTGTTGACCCTGAATATGCCACTGGAGTGGTATTCTCTGTACCCGCACATGCGCCTGCAGACTTCATAGCACTTGAGGACCTCAGGAGAAACTCTGAACTGGTTGAGAGGTATGGTCTCAGTGATGTGATTGAGGGCCTCGAACCCATCAATGTTATCACAGTTGAGGGCTACGGGAGGTTCCCTGCCGCGGAAGTCATCCAGAAATTCGGGGTTGAAAGTCAGGAGGATGAACGCCTTGAAGACGCCACAGGGGAACTCTACAAGGTTGAACATGCAAAGGGTGTGATGAGCAGACACATCCCTGTTTACGCTGGAATGAAGGTTTCTGAGGCCCGTGAGGTCATAGCAGATGAACTGAAATCTGAGGGCCTGGCCGATGAGATGTACGAGTTTGCAGAGCGCCCTGTGATATGCCGCTGCGGTGGAAGGTGCGTTGTGAGGCTCATGGAGGACCAGTGGTTCATGAAGTACTCTGATGAGGAGTGGAAGGAACTGGCCCACAGGTGCCTCTCTGCCATGAAGATAATACCCGGGGAGGTACGGTCCAACTTCCAGTACTACATTGACTGGCTGAATGACTGGGCATGTTCAAGGAGGATAGGTCTCGGTACAAGGCTCCCCTGGGACGATAGGTGGATAATAGAGCCCCTAACCGATTCAACCATCTACATGGCCTACTACACCATCGCCCATAAACTGAGGGGGATGGACCCTGAGAAACTGGATGATGAGTTCTTTGATAGCGTCTTCCTTGATGAATCCGGAGAGGGGGCTGAACTCAGGGAGGAATTCAGCTACTGGTACCCCCTTGACTGGAGGTTATCTGCCAAGGACCTCATAGGTAACCATCTGACATTCCACATATTCCATCACTCCGCCATATTCCCTGAATCCCACTGGCCCCGGGGTGTCGTTGTATTTGGAATGGGCCTCCTTGAGGGTAACAAGATGTCCTCATCCAAGGGTAACGTGATACTGCTGCGGGATGCAATAGAGAGGCACGGCGCGGATGTTGTGCGCCTGTTCCTCATGTCATCTGCAGAGCCCTGGCAGGACTTTGACTGGAGGGAGAATGAGGTTACAGGGACCAGGAGGCGCATCGAGTGGTTCAGGGAATTCGGTGAAAGGGTCTCTGAGATATGGGAAGGTGAACTGGTCCTCTCAGAGCTTCCTGAATTTGAGCCGGAAAGCTTCGCGGGTAAGTGGATGATCTCTCAGCTCAACCACAGGATACGCGAGGCCACAGATGCCCTTGAATCATTCCAGACCCGTAAGGCAGTGCAGGAGGCCCTTTATCTCCTGAAAAAGGATGTGGATCACTACATGGCCCGTGTTGATGGCCGTGTGGACATGGAGGTTAAAATGGTGCTTGCACATGTTCTGAGCGCCTGGATAAGGCTCATGGCACCATTCACTCCCTACACAGCCGAGGAGATGTGGGAGAGATATGGTGGTGATGGTTTCGTATCAGAGGCCCCATGGCCCGGCTTCAGGGAGGACGCCATAAGCAGGGAGGTTCAGGTTGCAGAGGAGATGGTTCAGAACACCGTCAGGGATATTCAGGAGATCATGAAGATACTGGACGCCCGGCCTGAGAGGGTGCACCTGTACACATCACCACCCTGGAAGTGGGATGTCCTGAGAATAGCATCTGAGGTTGGAAAGCCAGATATGGGTGCTATAATGGGGAGGGTTTCAGCCTCCGGTGTCCACAGCAACATGAAGGAGGTCTCGGAATTCGTGAGGAGGATCCTCAGGGATGCAGGTAAATCTGAGGTCGTTGAGGTGGATGAGTACAGTGTACTGGTTGATGCCAGTGACTACATAAAATCAGAGGTTGGGGCTGATGTGGTGATCCACCGTGATGCGGACTACGACCCTGAAAACAAGGCCAAGAATGCTGTTCCCCTTAAACCCGCAATATACCTTGAGACATGA
- a CDS encoding H(2)-dependent methylenetetrahydromethanopterin dehydrogenase-related protein, with the protein MKVAVYGAGNQKLYVDQLNLPEKYGGEAPYGGSRMAIEFAEAGHDVVLAEPAREMLDDAHWKVVEDAGVTVIESDAEAASEAEVAVLFTPFGKKTFDIAKDITQHLPEGAVIANTCTVSPVVLYYVLERELRRDRQDLGIASMHPAAVPGTPQHGHYVIGGHSSSELDIATDEQISRCVELAESCGKTAYVVPADVSSAVADMGSLVTAVTLSGVLDYYYVGTQIIKAPVEMVEKQILMTLQTIASLVETSGVNGMLKAMNPELLVRSARSMHLLEEQEELDAAINTLSDLDDEVIQWINKGEIRHTDLVAAQALANELKNLMGGKAAEGTIRRCMRKMFE; encoded by the coding sequence ATGAAAGTTGCAGTTTATGGCGCGGGTAATCAGAAACTTTATGTGGACCAGCTGAACTTGCCTGAAAAATACGGGGGTGAGGCACCCTACGGCGGAAGCAGGATGGCAATTGAATTTGCAGAGGCAGGTCATGACGTTGTGCTAGCAGAGCCAGCAAGGGAGATGCTGGATGATGCACACTGGAAGGTTGTTGAGGATGCAGGTGTAACCGTAATAGAAAGTGATGCTGAGGCAGCCAGCGAGGCAGAGGTGGCAGTTCTCTTCACACCATTCGGTAAAAAGACCTTCGATATAGCCAAGGACATAACACAGCACCTTCCAGAGGGCGCTGTTATAGCCAACACCTGTACCGTATCCCCGGTGGTCCTCTACTACGTCCTTGAAAGGGAACTTCGAAGGGACCGTCAGGACCTGGGTATAGCATCAATGCACCCTGCAGCTGTCCCTGGAACACCACAGCACGGCCACTACGTCATAGGGGGACACTCAAGCAGTGAACTTGACATAGCCACAGATGAACAGATTTCAAGGTGTGTTGAACTTGCAGAAAGCTGTGGTAAGACAGCATACGTTGTACCTGCAGATGTATCAAGTGCAGTTGCCGATATGGGATCCCTTGTAACTGCCGTAACACTTTCAGGTGTCCTTGACTACTACTACGTGGGTACCCAGATAATCAAGGCACCTGTGGAGATGGTTGAGAAGCAGATCCTCATGACACTCCAGACAATAGCATCCCTTGTTGAAACATCAGGTGTTAATGGAATGCTCAAGGCCATGAACCCTGAGCTCCTTGTGAGAAGTGCAAGGTCAATGCACCTCCTTGAGGAGCAGGAGGAACTGGATGCTGCAATCAACACACTCTCTGACCTTGATGATGAGGTTATCCAGTGGATAAATAAGGGTGAAATCAGGCACACGGATCTCGTAGCAGCCCAGGCCCTTGCAAATGAACTCAAAAACCTCATGGGTGGAAAGGCAGCAGAGGGTACCATAAGAAGGTGCATGAGGAAGATGTTCGAATAA